In Ignavibacteriales bacterium, the genomic stretch ATTGGATTTACACTTTTATATAACCAGGAACAATTTTTAGGAAGAAGTGACCAGGCAAATTTCTTAAAGAAAAGAATCCCATCACTTTTTTACACAACGGGGGAGCACCCGGATTACCATAAAGTAACAGACGAAGTAAGTTTGATAGATTTTAATAAGGAAGCAAGAGTCGCACAGTTAGCTTTTCTTACTGCACTATACATAGCTAACGATAATCAGTACTATAAAGTTATCCCAAAACGTATTTCATTATTTTAATATTATTAAAGAGGTGTTATGAAAAATCTTTTCTTAAAATCAATAGTTTGTTTTACTTTCATATGCATTAACGTTGCGGTTTTTGCCCAAGGTTCATATAAACTTCAGTATAACTTCCAGAAGGGAGAAAGCTATAAATATAAAATAACAACGGATGGAGTTGTTACGGAAACAATGATGGGTCAGGAAATGAAAATCATCATGGATAGTAAACTCTATCTTAAAATGGAAACAGAAAATAGAACTCCGAAAAACATATCACTTTTAGTTTCTCTCGACTCAGCTAAATTCCACATGGGTATGCCAATGAAAGATACGACTATGAATTTAGAAAATTTTATTGGTAAGCGAACCAGGCTGGTTGCTCTTGCAACAGGTAAAGTAATTAAAAAAGAAATTGTTGATTCCGTAGCAGGAGTTTCGGAAATGATGGGACAGATAAGCGGGGAAACTACAAAGCTAATTGTGCTGCCGGAAAAAGAAGTGAAAATTGGAGAAACCTGGAGTTCTGAGGATGTTGATACAATAAATATGATGGGCGGAAAGATTGCGAATAAATCTAATATTGATTACACAATGGTGGGTAAGGTTGATACCTTATCACATTCCTGCCTTAAAATATTGTTCAAAGGAAAAACTTCCGCTGAGGGTAACGCAAAAATTATGGGGATGGATTTGTTTATTGAAGGAAATGGTAAAACAATTGGGTTTCTATATTTTGATGCGGAAAAAGGATTGATGATCCACTCTAGTACACAAATAGATAATGAAATGACTATGGCGGCAACTGGTGAACAAAATCAGATTATTCCGATAAGTCAAATAACAAGAAATACATATACGATAATAAATAAGTGATTCTATTAATTAAAGAACCCCGCATTAGAGCGGGGTTCTTTGTATCAACTTTATTTTGACTGTTAGTTCAAAGCAAGTAATGGTCTGGTTATATCAGCCAGGGTAACTTCATCAACTTTTAATGCAATTACACCTTTTCTAACCATCCCTAATGCAACGGCAGCACCTTTGGATAGATCGAGTTGGCGCCTATAACTGTATGGACCTCTATCATTAACTCTTACAATAACCGATTTGTGATTTCTTAAGTTTGTTAATTTGAGAAGTGTTCCAAAGGGTAAGGATTTATGTGCGGCTGTAAAAGCCATTTGATCATAAAATTCGCCATTGGCTGTCTTTCTACCGTGGAATTTTGGACCATACCAGGAAGCTATCATTTTGCCCTTATCCAAAAATTTGATGATGGATTCCTTTTCTATTTGTTGGGTAGAATCATTATCAGCTTTCGGTTCTAGGCTGCTAACATTTTCCTGTAACTGCGTACTTCCCGAATTGAATTCTTCACTAATTAGTGTGAATCCTACCAAAAGTAACATAACAAAAATTATGGCTCCTTTTGTTAAAGATATCAATAAAGACCTCACTAGTTGTTTAGAAATTTCTACATTCAATTTAACCCGAGCCGCACCAAAAATTCAATCTCAATATCTTGGATTGCCCCAGCAGAGACCATCCCCGATTATTCGAATTATTTGGCTTATCATCCGGATAATATGGAGTAAATTCTAAATCGGTATGAAAGAAATTGATATTGCATGAATTCCCGATGTATTAATGGATAATATTTTTTAATTTTGTCTCAATAAAAATTCATCAGGAGAATTTAATGAGAAGTACAATTACAGCTTTTATTCCTTATGCTGGGTATGAGCATTCGAAAAAAACAGTAAACGATCTTAGAAAATGCAAATTAGTTCAGGAGATATTCCTTTTAACCGTTGGAGGTTCAGAGAATTCTATTGAAGGATGCAAGAAACTAAATGTTGAAAACCTTGTTGGAAGTGACACTATTAATCTAATAAAGGATAATTCAAATTCAACCTTTACATTGATGGTAACCCAGGATAACATTATCGAGTTTGGGCAATTTGGTATTGAACGCTTTGCTAAAGTAGCCGAAGGAACCGGCTCGGGATTGTTATATTCTGATTATTATGATAACAAAGATGATACACGAATACCTCATCCAGCAATAGATTACCAGATTGGCAGCTTGAGAGATGACTTCAACTTTGGATATGTGTACTTTATGAATACCCACGCATTGAAAGAAGCTTTAGCCGAACAGGAAAAGAAAGATTATAAATTTGCCGGACTGTACGACCTTCGCCTAAAAATCTCCCAAAACAATCCGGTTATCAGAATCCCCGAATATCTTTACACTACCAGCGAAAGCGACACACGCAAGTCGGGTGAAAAGATATTTGACTATGTCGATCCCCGGAACCGCGCAGTTCAGGTGGAAATGGAAATTGCCTGCACTTATCATCTTAAAAGAATAGGCGCTTACTTAGAACCAAAATTTGAAAAAGTTAATCTTGATGAAGAAAAGTTTGAACTGGAAGCTTCTGTAATTATTCCTGTAAAGAACAGGATTAAAACAGTTGCCGATGCAGTTAACTCCGTACTTATGCAAAAGACAACATTTAATTTTAACCTGATTGTGGTAGATAATTATTCCACCGATGGGACAACTGAAATCTTAAAATCCTTTGCTGAAAAGGATAAGAGAGTGGTTCATGTAATTCCTGAAAGAAAGGACCTTGGGATTGGTGGATGCTGGAATGAAGCCGCTCATCATCCAAAGTGCGGAAAGATTGCCATCCAATTAGATAGCGATGACGTTTACAAAGACGAGACAACGATCCAGAAAGTAGTTGATAAGTTCAAAGAAGATAAATGCGCAATGGTGGTTGGTACCTACCAGATGACCAACTTCAAATTAGAAGAAATACCACCGGGAATTATAGATCACAAAGAATGGACACCGGATAACGGCAGAAATAACGC encodes the following:
- a CDS encoding glycosyltransferase family 2 protein, producing MRSTITAFIPYAGYEHSKKTVNDLRKCKLVQEIFLLTVGGSENSIEGCKKLNVENLVGSDTINLIKDNSNSTFTLMVTQDNIIEFGQFGIERFAKVAEGTGSGLLYSDYYDNKDDTRIPHPAIDYQIGSLRDDFNFGYVYFMNTHALKEALAEQEKKDYKFAGLYDLRLKISQNNPVIRIPEYLYTTSESDTRKSGEKIFDYVDPRNRAVQVEMEIACTYHLKRIGAYLEPKFEKVNLDEEKFELEASVIIPVKNRIKTVADAVNSVLMQKTTFNFNLIVVDNYSTDGTTEILKSFAEKDKRVVHVIPERKDLGIGGCWNEAAHHPKCGKIAIQLDSDDVYKDETTIQKVVDKFKEDKCAMVVGTYQMTNFKLEEIPPGIIDHKEWTPDNGRNNALRINGLGAPRAFYTPILREIKIPNVSYGEDYALGLAISRNYQIGRIYEPVYLCRRWEENSDASLDIVKMNGYNLYKDRIRSLEVLARQRKNAL